In the Candidatus Woesearchaeota archaeon genome, one interval contains:
- a CDS encoding Lrp/AsnC family transcriptional regulator yields MAEFKLDKKDRAIIRALEENGRAMIKDISKKTGIPRDSVNYRIRKLVGQKVIKGFVPVCDTLKMGYPIYSWVTMQLQNFNEETEKKFRNYLHHNRNVIYIARVTGDFHYIITVAAKSIPEFDIVLRELLAKFPNLIKSYTTSLLIEEAQYDTFYRLIE; encoded by the coding sequence ATGGCGGAATTTAAGCTTGATAAAAAGGACAGGGCAATCATAAGGGCTTTGGAGGAAAACGGCCGTGCCATGATAAAGGACATATCCAAAAAAACAGGAATCCCGCGGGACAGCGTGAATTACAGGATTAGAAAACTGGTGGGCCAAAAAGTCATCAAGGGGTTTGTCCCTGTCTGCGACACCCTGAAGATGGGATACCCTATCTATTCATGGGTGACCATGCAGCTCCAGAATTTCAATGAGGAAACTGAAAAAAAATTCAGGAATTACCTGCACCATAACAGGAATGTAATCTATATCGCGAGGGTGACCGGCGATTTTCACTACATAATCACCGTTGCTGCAAAATCCATCCCGGAATTTGACATCGTGCTCAGGGAATTGCTGGCAAAGTTTCCAAATCTCATCAAATCCTACACAACTTCCCTCCTGATTGAGGAAGCGCAGTATGACACCTTTTACAGGCTGATAGAGTGA
- a CDS encoding segregation/condensation protein A yields MQDKILEIIFDKDDVTWQTMIYELVKTEQMDPWDIDLSVISEKFLEMVRQLKEMDFRISGKVILAAAVLLKIKAVRLVRDDLSEFDKLLIATEEMSEEQFYGDLEEEQKQKQQLPEGEEFKLIPRTPQPRKRKVSVYDLVNALQKALEVKHRRVMREIPEIKVHLPEYHVDISVIITKLFDRIDNYFKKKGKDRLNFNQLVPSDERLDRVMTFIPLLHLTSQRKIDLEQKEHFGEIWITLPMARPTDIELEEEEEEKTGKRKGKNAQPAESNGNKKPTRKKGPSKKQAGYDTTKEPQETEPTKIESTGEPESPLKMGKIDEPGTNPEPESRGQDI; encoded by the coding sequence ATGCAGGACAAAATACTTGAAATTATCTTTGACAAGGATGATGTTACGTGGCAGACCATGATCTATGAGCTTGTCAAGACAGAGCAGATGGACCCCTGGGATATTGACCTGTCAGTTATATCAGAAAAATTCCTGGAAATGGTCAGGCAGCTCAAGGAGATGGACTTCAGGATTTCCGGAAAGGTTATCCTTGCTGCAGCTGTCCTGCTGAAAATCAAGGCAGTAAGGCTGGTCAGGGACGACCTCAGCGAATTTGACAAGCTTCTGATTGCCACTGAGGAAATGTCAGAGGAGCAGTTCTATGGCGATTTGGAAGAGGAGCAAAAGCAAAAGCAGCAGCTGCCTGAGGGCGAGGAGTTCAAGCTCATTCCCAGGACTCCGCAGCCCAGGAAACGTAAGGTTTCTGTCTATGACCTTGTAAATGCCCTGCAAAAAGCCCTGGAAGTGAAGCACAGGAGGGTCATGCGGGAAATTCCGGAAATAAAAGTGCACCTTCCTGAATATCACGTAGACATCAGCGTAATCATAACAAAACTATTTGACAGGATTGACAATTATTTCAAGAAAAAGGGCAAGGACAGGCTGAATTTCAACCAATTGGTGCCATCTGATGAAAGGCTTGACAGGGTTATGACCTTCATACCATTGCTTCATCTTACCAGCCAGCGGAAAATTGACCTCGAGCAAAAGGAGCATTTCGGGGAAATATGGATCACTTTGCCTATGGCCAGGCCGACAGATATTGAGCTGGAAGAAGAGGAAGAAGAAAAAACCGGGAAAAGGAAAGGCAAAAATGCGCAGCCAGCGGAAAGCAATGGCAATAAAAAGCCAACAAGAAAAAAAGGTCCATCAAAAAAACAGGCAGGGTATGATACGACCAAAGAGCCACAGGAGACAGAGCCAACAAAAATTGAATCCACTGGTGAACCAGAAAGCCCGCTGAAAATGGGCAAAATTGATGAGCCCGGTACAAATCCTGAGCCAGAATCCAGAGGTCAGGATATATAA
- a CDS encoding ribose-phosphate pyrophosphokinase, whose product MLKIHELKIFSGNAHPELASEIATYLGEPMGKLTVKPFADGEIYVKIDESVRGCDIFVVQPTCKSVNHNLVELAIMIDAFRRASAGRITAVIPYYGYARQDRKAYPREPITAKLVANLLVAAGVQRVLTLDLHSGQVQGFFDIPVDHLYALPLIVTHFRRLKLTDLVVVSPDAGGVKRASRLAQELQVPLVILDKRRPTHNTAEITNVIGEIKGRNAIIIDDMIDTAGTICEAAKAIKKAGAKDVFLTATHALLSPPSIDRLKAAPVKEVVVTNTIPIPEESRFENLTVLSVASLIGEAIKNIHTEGSVSHISEKQLTLNTKDY is encoded by the coding sequence GTGTTAAAAATCCATGAACTGAAAATTTTTTCGGGAAATGCCCATCCTGAGTTGGCTTCTGAGATTGCCACATACCTTGGCGAGCCAATGGGCAAGCTAACGGTCAAGCCCTTTGCCGACGGGGAAATTTATGTCAAAATCGACGAAAGCGTCAGGGGCTGCGATATTTTTGTTGTCCAGCCAACCTGCAAGTCTGTCAACCATAACCTGGTTGAACTGGCAATCATGATTGATGCATTTCGCAGGGCATCTGCCGGAAGAATTACCGCAGTAATCCCCTACTATGGCTATGCCAGGCAGGACAGAAAAGCCTATCCCAGGGAGCCTATCACTGCAAAGCTTGTGGCAAACCTGTTGGTTGCAGCTGGCGTCCAGCGTGTTCTCACACTTGATTTGCACAGCGGGCAGGTACAGGGCTTCTTTGACATTCCAGTGGACCATCTTTATGCATTGCCTCTCATTGTGACTCATTTCAGGAGGCTGAAACTCACAGACCTGGTCGTTGTCAGCCCGGATGCAGGCGGAGTGAAAAGGGCAAGCAGGCTGGCACAGGAGCTTCAGGTCCCGCTGGTCATACTTGACAAAAGGAGGCCTACGCATAACACCGCTGAAATTACAAATGTGATTGGCGAGATAAAGGGCAGGAATGCAATTATTATCGATGACATGATTGACACTGCGGGAACAATTTGTGAGGCCGCCAAGGCAATAAAAAAAGCTGGCGCAAAAGACGTATTCCTGACAGCCACCCATGCCTTGCTGTCTCCTCCATCGATAGACAGGCTTAAGGCCGCCCCTGTGAAGGAGGTTGTTGTCACCAACACAATCCCAATTCCAGAGGAATCGCGATTTGAGAATCTTACAGTGCTTTCAGTGGCTTCACTTATCGGGGAAGCAATCAAGAATATCCACACTGAGGGGTCTGTGAGCCACATATCTGAAAAGCAGCTAACACTTAATACAAAGGATTACTGA
- the pfdA gene encoding prefoldin subunit alpha, which produces MEKNKQMLQEKYLEFQTQEQKIKQLQASLQNIDSQILELKSMQDAITDLQKVKDGSEVLMPVTPGMFVKGTITDSKKILVNVGSNVVVDKTIKETLGLLDKQSREVESIRQQFIGEMQKVTDRMQALEMELQSLVSGEE; this is translated from the coding sequence ATGGAAAAAAACAAACAAATGCTTCAGGAAAAATACCTGGAATTTCAGACTCAGGAGCAGAAAATCAAGCAATTGCAGGCAAGCCTGCAGAACATTGATTCGCAAATACTTGAGCTTAAATCCATGCAGGATGCCATAACTGACCTGCAGAAAGTCAAGGACGGCTCTGAAGTCCTCATGCCTGTCACCCCCGGGATGTTTGTAAAAGGGACTATCACTGACAGCAAGAAAATATTGGTCAATGTGGGCAGCAATGTTGTTGTTGACAAGACAATCAAGGAAACCCTGGGGCTCCTGGATAAGCAGAGCAGGGAGGTTGAAAGCATCCGCCAGCAATTCATCGGTGAGATGCAGAAGGTCACAGATCGCATGCAAGCCCTTGAAATGGAGCTTCAATCCCTGGTATCAGGGGAAGAATAG